The DNA segment CAACACTCCGGCGGTCTGCCGCAAGTGCTATATCCACCCGGCGGTGCTCGAAGGCTTCGTGATCGGCGAACTGGCCAAACTGCCGCGCTCGCGCAAACGCCAGGGCTTGAGCGCCGAAGAGGTTGCCTTGGCAGCCTTTCTCCAGCAGTTGCATGCACAGAGCGCCGGGCAGCGCTCCTGAGGTTACTCGGCGGGCGGGCTCTGCTCTGCGGGAGCGGAATGCTGCTCAAGCAGCTCTTCCAGACTACTCGGCTCGCTGTCGAGGGGATGGGCACTGTCTGTCGGCGCGGCCGGCGACTCGACCTGCTCAACCTTGAATGAACCGGCTTCGACGGGCGCGGCGAGTGGCTGGCTTGTGTCAGCGGGCGCGGCTACTGGCGCTGCGGTTTCGGTGGCTGGCGCTGGCGGCTGCTCAGGGGCGGCCGCCGGAGCAGTTGCAGGAGCCGCAGCAGGGACCAGCGCAGCCGGTGCCGGCGCGGTCGCTTCAGGCACACCCATGTCAGGCTTGGGTTGCTCGACGATGTGCGCCGCCTGCTTGACTTCCGGCGGCAGGAAATTCTCTACCAGGCCGAAAAAGCGCTCGTAGAACTTGGTGGATGCGACGGTCTCACTGGCCACTTTGACCATCGAATCGTCGGTGGAACCGATCGGCATCGACACCGAGCCCAGCACACCGACGCCCAGGCTGGCCGACGTGTTGGTTTTCTTCAGCGCGTAGCGGTCCTGCAGGGCGTTGGCGAACATGCTCGACGTACCGGCATGGGCGTCATCGGCGCAGACCACGTTGAAGCTGATTTCGATATGGGTATCGCCAGTCTGCTGGAAGCTCTTGCGCCCGCTGATCATCTTCGGGTCGTTGCTGGTGATGATGTAGCCCTGGCTGAGCAGTGCCCGCCGCGCCGCCTCGCAGGACGCGGTATCGCTGGCCGGGTAGGTGCGCGAGAAGGTTCCGGCGTCATCGAAATGCTCATGATCGTAGATCGCCTGCTTGGGCGAGGAACAACCAGCAGCCATGAGCAGGGCAGACACCCAGCAGGCAGTACGAACATTCAGAACATTGAACATCGGAAATCCCGGAGATAAAGAACGGCAGGGCGATCAGGAAAATGGCGCTAAGTCTGCAACAACCCAGGCGCGGGATCAACGCAGACTTGGCAAGCATTTGGTTACATGAAGTCTTATTCACTGAAATCTGCCCGCCAGCCCCCCTGTTCATACTCAACGCTTCACCCAAGCGGCGATCACGGCTACCCTTGAGCGCCGCGAGCCGCACGTCAGACGATTCGGAAACCACTGCCACGATGGATACCCCCCCTATTAACCGCGCATCTGAAACCGGCAAGGAAACGACCGGTGGCGGCCGAGTGCAAGTCATTGACCGCTCGATCGTGCTGCTGCGCACGCTTTCCAGCCAGAAGAACGGCGCCAGCGCGCTGGATCTGGCGCGCCTTACCGGAATCGACCGGACCACCATTCACCGGCTGCTCAAGACCCTGACCTACTGGAGCCTGATCGAGTCGCACAACGGCACCTACCGGCTCGGCCCGGAGTGCCTGGTGTACTCCACCGCTTACCTGAACCGCCTGAATCTGCGCAAGATCGCCCTGCCCTACGCCATCGAACTGCAACGCGTCACCGCTGACCGCCAGGCCATCGTCTCGGTCTCGGTGCCGGTGGGCGACCAGGTGGTGTTGATCGAGCGCATGTGGACCCCCATCACGCCGTTGAACGTGATTGTCGATCTGGCCGACCACTTTCCACTGGAAGGTAGCCCGAGCGGCCGCGCCATCCTGGCCACCTACGATACGGCTCAAGCCATTGCCGTGCTGGGCGCCGAACGCCACGCCAGGGTGCTGCCAAACCTGGACACCATCCGTCAGCAACAGGACTTCGCCTTCGGCCACAACGAGTTCAAGCCCGGCCTGTCATCGGTGGCCTACCCGATCCGCGCTGGCGACGGCCCGGCAATCGGTGCGCTGGTGGTTGCCGGGCTGGAGATGGAAAGCGAAATCCATCCGCAGTCGCCGCTGGCCAGCCATGTGCGCCGCGCCTGTGACGGGATCGCGGCGCAACTGGGCGACCTGTAGCAGCCAGCCGCCCCGGCCGGGCTCACTGGCCCGGCCCTGCATCAAGTTCGGCCAGCAACCGGTTCTGCTGCACCTTGCCGTAGTGTGAGCGCGGCAGCTCATTGAGAAACCAGATGCGCCGCGGCACTTTGAAACGCGACAGCCGCGCGCGACAGTGCTCGATCAGTTGCTGGTCCGAGAGCGCGCCAGGCTCACTGAGTACCACGGCAGCACACACCTGCTCACCCCACTCCAGATCTGCCAGGCCAAACACATGGACATCGGTCACCTGGGCCAGCTCACGCAGGCTCTGCTCGACCTCGCTCGGCTGCACCGATTTACCGCCGCTACGGATGATGTCCTTGCAGCGACCTTGCACGCTTAGCAGGCCATCAGCGCGGATACTGCCCAGATCGCCACTGCGCAGCCAGCCGTCGGCCAGGGTGCGCTCGGTCAGCTCAGGCTGCTGCCAGTAGCCGGCCATCAGTTGCGGTCCGGCGATCAGAATCTCGCCCACCCCCTGTTCGTCCGGCTGGTCGATGCGCAGCGCCGCCGAGAACACCGGGCGTCCGACCAGCCCTTGAGCAGACTCACCCGCAGCACGGGTCGCGGCCATCTGCGCCACGTTCAAATAACAACTCCACGGTGCTTCGGTCATGCCATACAGCACGCTCAGCCGGCTGCCGAACAACTGGCATGCGCCCTCCAGAACCTCGCTGGCCAGCGCCGCCGCACCGATGTCCAGGGTTTTCAACGAGGGCAGATCAGCTGCCGCAGTGCCGGCTTCGCGCAGCAGGCGCAACAGCTGGGTCGGAACCAGCGAACTGAAAGCCGCCTGATGCTCACGCAACTGACCGATGAATGCTGGCGCCTCGAAGCGCCCGCCCAGCACCACCTGGCCGCCACTGAGCAGATGCCCCAGTACCGCGACCGCCGCGATTGGCCAGAGCGGGCGCACGTTGAGCAGCACATCACCCGGCACTGCACCACGGGCCATGACGATGTTCTGCAACACCGCACACAGGCTGGCATGCCGGTGCATCACGGCCTTGGGCAGGCCCGTCGTACCGCCGGTGTAGTTCAGCGAAGCCAGGGCTTGCGCCGGCTGGGCTGCACGGGCGGGCAACGGCAGCGCGGATGCCTCGGCAAAGCCCTCCAGGGCCAGACACGGCACACCTGCCTGGCGCAGTTGCCCGGCCAGCGCCTGATAGTGGCTGGAGAACAGCAGCAACTGCGCCCCCGCGTCACGCACCTGTGCCAGCAGTTCCTCACCCGACAACGCCGGGTCCAGCGGCACCCGCACCCGGCCTGTCGCCATGCAGCCATAGTCGGCCAGCAGGTAATTGATGCTGGCCTCGGCCAGCAGCGCCACCCGTGCACCGGCCTGCACATTCAAACGCTCCAGCGCCAGGCCGAAGGCCGTCAGTTGCCGGTCCAGATCCGCAAAGCTCAGGCTGCGGTGCACTGCCGGCTCATACAGAGCAATACGTTCAGGCCACTTGTGCGCGGCCTGACTCAACAGGGTGCTGATATCCATGCTTACCACCCGCTCAGGACGATGCGCCCATTGACCTGCCGCGACTCCAGCAGTGCATGAGCCTGGGCCACCTCAGGAAACGGCAACACCCGGTCGATCAGCGGCCTGACCTGGCCGGCGGCGATCAACGCCAGCGCGGTGCGCAGCTCTTCAAGCGTCGCGCTACCCGACCCCTGCAGTTTCAAGCGTCGGCCAATCAGCAATCCGGGATTGACCGCTACCGCCCCGGGGCTGACGTTACCCAGTACCACCACCCGCCCCCCCAGGCTCATGCTGCGCAGGGTGTCCTCCAGCATATGCCCAAGGTTTTCAATGGCCACGTCCACGCCACGCTTGCCGGTCAGTCGCCAGACCTCGGCGCTGTAGCTGCCGTTGCTGACAATCACCTCATGGGCGCCCAGCGCCTCAAGAAACTCGCGCTTTTCAGCGCTGCCAGTCACGGCGATGACCCGCGCGCCCAAGGCTCGGGCCAACTGAATCTGATGCGCGCCCAGGCCGCCGCTGGCGCCGTTGATCAGCACCGTTTCACCCGGTTTGAGCGCAGCCTCGCCATGCAGGGCGCGCACGCTGGTGGCGATCGGGCACGAAGCCAGCGCCGCCTGCACATAGTCGAGCCCCTCGGGCAATGGGACGGCAGAAATGGCCGGCACCCGCAGGTACTCGGCATAGGCGCCCTCGGTATCCACCGACGGCAGGCCCAGTGCCCGGCACAAGTCCTGGCGACCGCGCAGGCACTGCCGGCACTGGCCGCAGAACCGCCGCTGGTAGATCACCACCCGTGCCCCGACGGCCAGATTCAGCACATCGTCACCGACCTGCACCACTTCCCCGGCCACCTCATGGCCTAACACCACACCGGTGTGTGCGCCGGGCAGCTGCCCGGCACGGTGCAGCAGATCGTGGTGGCAGACACCGGCGGCGTGCACCCTGACCAGCACTTCGCCGCGCCCCGGCTGCGGGGTGGGCACCTCTTCGACCTGCAACTGCTCGGGCCCGCCGAAGCCTTTCAGAACTATCGCTTTCATCTTTTATAACCGTTGGTAACCACTTAAGAATATGTTCATATAACAAACATGTTGTTTGCATTGTGCACATCAATTAAGTTTTCCCCACTTTGACGCCGACCTCAAGAGGCAATGCGTCTTTCTTTCACAATCAGCGAAATCACGTGATGACAGTCGAGTATCAGAAGCAGGGCGACGGCGTTCTGCTGGTCACCCTCAACCGCCCGGAGCGTCTCAACGCGCTGGACAGCCAGACCAAGGCCGCACTGGGTCAGGTGTGGCAACGCGCCCAGGACGACACCGACGTACGCGCCATCGTGCTGCGCGGTGCCGGCGAGCGGGCGTTTTGCGCCGGTTCCGACCTCAAGGAAATTCACAGCACCGGCCAGACCGCCAGCAGCGACGTGCTGGCCAACGCTCTGCCTGGGGTGGGCGTCAACCTGCGCAAGCCAGTGATCGCCGCTTTGCACGGCCATACCCTGGGGCTGGGCATCAGCCTGGCGATTCACTGCGATTTGCGTATCGCCCGTACCGACACGCAATTCAGTTTCCCGGAAGTGCGCCACGGCATGCTGTCGGGCTTCAGCGCCATCACCCTGCCGAGCCTGATCGGGGAAGCCGCGGCACTGGACATCATGCTCAGCGCCCGGACCTTCGATGCCGATCAGGCGCTGGCCCTGGGGCTGGTCAATGAGGTGGTCGACGACCCGCACAGCCGCGCCCTGGAACTGGCCGCGCAACTGGCCGCCCATGACCCGCGCGCGGTCGAGTGGAGCAAAACCTTGCTATTGGCCGAACGCAGAGAACGGCTGCAACGGCATCTGGCGCTGGTCGATCAGGCCAGGATCGACGTCATGCGTGACCGATAACCATAACCATAACTGCCCACCCTTTTCCGCCACGCCCGTACTGCCAGGCACACCCACCACCAGCGATGGAAGCGGCGTTTCACTTGGAGCTTCACTATGT comes from the Pseudomonas sp. StFLB209 genome and includes:
- a CDS encoding DUF2242 domain-containing protein, with the translated sequence MFNVLNVRTACWVSALLMAAGCSSPKQAIYDHEHFDDAGTFSRTYPASDTASCEAARRALLSQGYIITSNDPKMISGRKSFQQTGDTHIEISFNVVCADDAHAGTSSMFANALQDRYALKKTNTSASLGVGVLGSVSMPIGSTDDSMVKVASETVASTKFYERFFGLVENFLPPEVKQAAHIVEQPKPDMGVPEATAPAPAALVPAAAPATAPAAAPEQPPAPATETAAPVAAPADTSQPLAAPVEAGSFKVEQVESPAAPTDSAHPLDSEPSSLEELLEQHSAPAEQSPPAE
- a CDS encoding IclR family transcriptional regulator — encoded protein: MQVIDRSIVLLRTLSSQKNGASALDLARLTGIDRTTIHRLLKTLTYWSLIESHNGTYRLGPECLVYSTAYLNRLNLRKIALPYAIELQRVTADRQAIVSVSVPVGDQVVLIERMWTPITPLNVIVDLADHFPLEGSPSGRAILATYDTAQAIAVLGAERHARVLPNLDTIRQQQDFAFGHNEFKPGLSSVAYPIRAGDGPAIGALVVAGLEMESEIHPQSPLASHVRRACDGIAAQLGDL
- a CDS encoding class I adenylate-forming enzyme family protein, which gives rise to MDISTLLSQAAHKWPERIALYEPAVHRSLSFADLDRQLTAFGLALERLNVQAGARVALLAEASINYLLADYGCMATGRVRVPLDPALSGEELLAQVRDAGAQLLLFSSHYQALAGQLRQAGVPCLALEGFAEASALPLPARAAQPAQALASLNYTGGTTGLPKAVMHRHASLCAVLQNIVMARGAVPGDVLLNVRPLWPIAAVAVLGHLLSGGQVVLGGRFEAPAFIGQLREHQAAFSSLVPTQLLRLLREAGTAAADLPSLKTLDIGAAALASEVLEGACQLFGSRLSVLYGMTEAPWSCYLNVAQMAATRAAGESAQGLVGRPVFSAALRIDQPDEQGVGEILIAGPQLMAGYWQQPELTERTLADGWLRSGDLGSIRADGLLSVQGRCKDIIRSGGKSVQPSEVEQSLRELAQVTDVHVFGLADLEWGEQVCAAVVLSEPGALSDQQLIEHCRARLSRFKVPRRIWFLNELPRSHYGKVQQNRLLAELDAGPGQ
- a CDS encoding alcohol dehydrogenase catalytic domain-containing protein, with translation MKAIVLKGFGGPEQLQVEEVPTPQPGRGEVLVRVHAAGVCHHDLLHRAGQLPGAHTGVVLGHEVAGEVVQVGDDVLNLAVGARVVIYQRRFCGQCRQCLRGRQDLCRALGLPSVDTEGAYAEYLRVPAISAVPLPEGLDYVQAALASCPIATSVRALHGEAALKPGETVLINGASGGLGAHQIQLARALGARVIAVTGSAEKREFLEALGAHEVIVSNGSYSAEVWRLTGKRGVDVAIENLGHMLEDTLRSMSLGGRVVVLGNVSPGAVAVNPGLLIGRRLKLQGSGSATLEELRTALALIAAGQVRPLIDRVLPFPEVAQAHALLESRQVNGRIVLSGW
- a CDS encoding enoyl-CoA hydratase/isomerase family protein — encoded protein: MTVEYQKQGDGVLLVTLNRPERLNALDSQTKAALGQVWQRAQDDTDVRAIVLRGAGERAFCAGSDLKEIHSTGQTASSDVLANALPGVGVNLRKPVIAALHGHTLGLGISLAIHCDLRIARTDTQFSFPEVRHGMLSGFSAITLPSLIGEAAALDIMLSARTFDADQALALGLVNEVVDDPHSRALELAAQLAAHDPRAVEWSKTLLLAERRERLQRHLALVDQARIDVMRDR